GATACCCGGGGACGGTTACATCCGAAAAGAAACCCGAATTCGATACGATGAACGCCATGCCCCGCACACTCACGGTGGGAAGGCCGTCCAGCCCAAGCGCCTCTTTGGAAATGGCGATTTCGTAGCCCTGCCGCTCATTGCCGCTGTTCAGCACCGCGTAGGTGACAGACCCGGCCGGGAAGACATCCGCCGCAGCAGGACCCGTAACCGAACCTCCGCCGTCTTCGGCGCCATCCGACGCAGGGAGCACCAGAAAGCCGGAGGCGTCCGCGCCATTTACGGCACCGCTGTAGTCGGCCATGGAGAGCACTACCCGTCGCCCTACGCCGTCCGGACCGGGCGCGCCGTAGAGGGTCATGCCCAAATCCACCTCGAAATCCATGGTAAAGGAGCCGGATGGGTAGCCTTCAGGCGATTGATTCCCAGAAGCGGCAAGGAAGCCCGCTGCCCCCGGCACACCGCCCAGCGGCTGACCCGGAGCCACACCGTTGCGTTCCGAAAAATCGAGCATGATGCCGATGGCGTCGCTGTCGCTGAGTACCAGCGTTGCGTCAACGCCGATATAGACCGAATCGGCGTCGTCGTAGAAATAGAGGGCGTCAACGGTTTTGCCGGCGCCAAAGCCGAGGTTGTCGTTCAGGCGGGAGGCCAGCATCCGGTACCCGGGGTCGTTCAGGCGTCCGTTCACCCGGACGGGCGGTGCCTCGGAGGGATCCAGCACGCTGATGGTTTCGGAGGCGGAGGTGTGCTCGCCGTTGCCGTGGTGAACCAGCTGCGCGGTGACCGTATACGTGTCGGCGTCATCCAGCGAAAATCCGTCAAAAGAGACGTTGCGCTGCTCTCCGCCGCCCAGGTTCACCGTCACCGTATCGGTATGGACAATTTCGGTGTTGTTCAGAACCACGGAATGCCCGCTTTTGGAGTCGGTACTGACCGCCTTGCCCTGCCCGGACTCCCGTGTTACGGTCAGCGCTACGGTTACCTCCTGCTGCAGAGTGGCATCGCTCGCCAGGTCGGCGCCGGCCAGAATCTCCTCGCCTGTCAGATACTCGGCATGCAGGCCGCTGAGGCCGGTCAGGCGTACACCGGTATCCAGTTCGAAGTCATAATCCACCGGCACAAAGATGGAATAGGAGTTCGACCGGGTGGGTATCAGCACACGGCTGTCGCCAAAGACGGTCAGGGTATCGCTCACATTTCCGGTGATGTCAACCAGCTGCCTGTTGCGCCAGTCGTCGCGGATGTTGGTCACCCATACACCGATATTAAACTCGGGGTGCTTGTTGATGGCGACGATCAGGCCGGTGTAGTCGTCGGTTCCGTCCCGTTGCATCACGTAGACCTGCCGCTCGTCGGTGGATTGAAAGCCGGGCCAGTGCACATCCCCCCGGGCAGTGAGAATATGATGACCGCCGGAGGCGAACTGTTGCCGGATGGCCATCAGCAGATTGATTTCATCGCGAAGGCCGTAATAGAAATAGTCACGCCACCAGACCTGCGCGAAACCGGGGTGGGTGAGCATGTGCGCGTAGATCAGGTTTTTCTGGTTTATGATGGGCGCGTGGCCGTAGTGGTTGTCGGTACCGGTATAATCGTTTCGGTCGAAATCGTGATTCTCCACGAATGGCACGATCTGTTCGTAGGGTACGCCGTGGTTGTAGAGGCCGCTGGTGTGGAGGTTTCGGATGTCGTAGTCCACTCCGTTGTCGGACCATGCCTTGTAGGCAAAGCGGATGTTGAAATCAAATATGGCGGGCTCTTTGGTGGTGCCGGAGAGCAGGTCCAGATAGGTTATCAGGCGGCCGATGTCGCCGTCGTACAGTTCGTGTACATGAAAGCGGCCGGCGTTGGCACCATACTCCACCCAGTTTTTCAGGTATTCGGGGTGGATGCCCTTGACGAAATCAAAACGGTAGCCGTCGAGGTCCAGAGTAGTGGTGAGCCAGTCGCCCCAGACCTTCAGGCTGTCGCCCATGGGCAGCGTGGAGCCGTCGCCATCGTGCAGGGCGTTCTGGTAGCCGAAATTATTGATATACATCTGATGGAAGCCGGCAATCTGGTTGTCGGCAAAAAAGTCGCCGGTGTTATTCTGATTGCGGACCGCGTTCGGGAAAAAGAAATCGCCGCCCTCGCCGGCGGGCCAGGCGATACGGCCTGAACCGTGTGTAAGCGGGAAAGCGGTATAGGTCGAATCTCCGTCGGGAGAGAAGAGGGAGCCGCCGCTGCGGTCGGTGTAAAAGTTCGAGTAGGGGTTGTCTTCGAGGATGCCGCCTGACCGGTGGTTGAGCACGATGTCCATGTAGATCTCCATGCCGGCGTCCTTGAGGTCGCTGATGGCCTGTTCCAGCTGTGCGCGGGTGCCGTACCGGGTCGGGATGCCGGACCCGTCGCCGGGGCTGATGTCACCGGGCTGGCTGTCGTACTCTCCGAGGTCATAATAGTCGTAGGGGGTATAGCCGACATCAAAGCTTCCGCCGCCTCCCTTGCTGGGCGGGGGCAGCCAGATGGCGTCGAAACCGGCACGCCCTAGCTCCACCGAGTAGTAGGAGAGGGAGTCGTACCAGACTCCGCCGGGGGAGACATCCCAGTAGAAACCTTGCATCATGGTGCGGTCGCCGGGTTGAGCGGGTGAAAGGGTATGGGTGGAAAGCAGGAGTCCGGTGACCAGGGCTGCGAACAGTAAAAAATGCTTCATCACGTTGGATGGATTTGGTGACAGGGATTATAAACAGATAGATGCACTAGTCTGTAAGCGCTTACACATGGGTAATAAATTTAGACAGAAAAAGAGGAGTGCGCCAAATCGCGGACGTGATTCGGTGCAGGTGCTTCAAGTTACTGTATAACAATGAAATAAAGTGGATTTACAGGAGGAGGAGACCGTCTGTTTTGAATTAGAATTTGTTAAGGAATTCCGGGTGCTGCGGTGAGAGGCAGGTGGCGAGCGTAAACATACTGGAACCCGTTGATATTGCGGAGAAAACGTTATTATATTCTAACAAGCATTGGGTTGACCTTCACCGTATATTCATCATTCGAAACAGGAGATTGGCACTTGAACAGTGGTACGGACACTACGACAGACGCTGGAAACAGCGCGAAAACAAAAGCGGAAACCAGCCTTGCCGACGCTTCCGGACGAAACGGTGACCCCCGCTGATTCAGGTTTGCTATTCGACACATACTAATCTGCGCATAACGCATGAGTCCGAACGAACACCCTCACCCCAACGGCTCCTCAAACGGCCGCTATCACGGAGAGCTCCCGGGAACCAACAACACCGGACAGCCGGCCTGGCAGGACGATGACGAACTGGATGTAAAGAAGCTTTTCTTTACCATTTTTCGGTACAAATGGATTATTCTGGCCTGCCTGATTCTCGGTACCGCCGCCGGATATTTCTACGCCTCGAGCCAGACCCCCATTTTTCGCGGCGAGGGGAGTATGCTGATCACCGAGGACCGCAGCCGCTACTCCATGGCCGGCAGTGACCTGGGAAGTCTGCTCACCACCAGTTTCGGTATCGGTCAATCGAGCCGGCTCCACAACGAGCTGGAAGTGATCCGGTCACGACGCTTCGCCGGGGAGATTGCCGATAGGCTGCTGTCGGATCCTTACCAGCCGGACGGACGGATATGGCCGGTGCTGTGGGAGGAGTATCCGGAAGATTCAACGATTGTCGACCGGCAGCGGGTGATTCATCGCATACGAGAATACCTGACCGCAGAGTTGAAAAACCGTGATACCGATGTGGTGCAGATCACTTTCGAAAGCCCCTCCCGGGAGGAAGCCCGGCAGGTGGTGAACCTGGTGCTGGATGAATACTACGATTTTTCCACCCGGCAAAACCGCGTACAAGCCCGTTCTGCCATCGAGTTTCTCGAACGGGAGGAGGCCCAGTTGCGAGAACGACTGGCCGAGAGTGAAAACCGTCTGCGCGATTTCATGAGCAGGGAGGGAGTGATTCAGCTGGATGCCCAGTCCACCCGGTTGGTGCAGACCCTCTCCGAACTGGAGGCGGAGCGCAAGTCGGTGGAAGTAAATATGGTGGCGGTCAATTCGGCCATCGACAGTTACGAGAGTGAGCTGGAGGCGATCCGGCCCGGCCTGGCGGACCAGTTCTCGGCGAGCCGTTCCCAGCGGCTGGTGCGGTATCAGTTTCAATTGGCCGAGCTGGAGACCGAGAAAATGCTGATGGTCTCCCGGAATCCGGAATTGCGCGAAAACCCCCGGCTGGAACCGTCCTATGTGCGGCTGCAAGACCAGGCCGAAGAGTTTCGCCGGGAGATCCGCGCCCTTACGGCCGACCTGATGGAGCACGACGAACGTTTTCTGGGTTTTCTGGATACCCAGGGGGGCGGCGTAACCAGCCGCCTGGCGGAGATGCGTCAGGAGCTGTTGCAGCTGCGTGTGGAGCAGAGCCAGCTGGACGCCCAGGCGCGGGTGCTGGATGAACGCATTGCCGATGAGGAGCAGTTCTTCGATCGGGTACCGGATAACATGGTGGAGATGGCCCGCCTGCAACGGGACATGAAGGTGCAGGAGCAACTCTACCTGACCATCTCCCAACAGACGGCGGAGCTGGGGGTGTGGGAACAGACGCAGATGGGCTACGGGCGTGTGGTGGATTATTCGGTTTTACCAATTTCTCCGGTCAGTCCACGGGTACCAGTATTGCTGATGATTGGATTCATAATTGGAGGAATGGCAGGAGTTGGATATGCCTTTGTACGTGAAATGACGACTACCGAGATCAACAGTATCGACAAGCTGAAAGAGCGCAAGCTGCCGGTTCTTTCCGTTATTCCGGATCTGCGCCCGTTTGTGAAGGAGCATTACGATGGCCGGCCGCTGGTGAACATCAGCGGGCATACCATCTCCACGGATATGGTCTCCGTTCTGGATTCCATTTCGCCCACGGCGGAAGCGTACCGGCGGCTTCAGAGCAACCTGATCTACTCGCAGCCCGACAAACCCTACCGGGTGATTTGCGCTTCAAGCCCCAGCAAGTCGGAAGGAAAAACCACGGTGATGTCCAATCTGGCGGTGACCCTGGCCGAATCGGGCAAGCGGGTGGTGCTTATGGACTGCGACTTCCGCCGGCAGCGGGTGCACAAGGAGTTCGGCGTGGAGACTATTCCGGGTGTGGTGGATTATCTGTTTGATGAAGTTCCGGAAACGGCAATTATCCGTCCGACCCTGGTGGACGGAGTGGATGTGATTCCCGCCGGCAAGCGGACGCCCAACCCGGCGGGGATCTCTCGCAGCGCGAAGCTGGGCGAGTTGATCGACAGCCTTAAGGAGAGATACGACTTTGTGTTGATTGACGCGCCGCCCTATGGCATCATCACCGATGCCGCGCCCATTATGACCAGGGCCGACGGAGTGTTGCTGGTTACCCGGTTTAACCAGACCAGGGAGGCGGATCTCGATCAGACTATCGAGAACCTTCGCAATATTCGGGCTAACATTATCGGCGTTGTGATGAACGCGTTTGACCACAAAAAAGCGACCGGTTACTACTATACCAGTACCTACTACCGGTACGCTTACACCGATTACAACGCGTATGTGGAAGAGAAGTCCTGACCCCCATTCATGCATACGCCTTTAATCCGTTTTATTCACCATTATCGCAGACCTGTTCATTACTCATGAGAAATTTTGTATGCATCGGGATGCTGGTGTGCATCCTTGCCGTTCCGACCCTGACAGAAGCGCAAACAACCATTAGAGAGACCCCGCAAAGCCAGATGTTTCGTCTGGGAGAAGGGATGGTACGAATTGCCGAACCGGGCCAACTGGCCGATACGCTGAACCTATGGGGCGATGTTTCCGCTCCGGGCCGGTATATCGTTCCCAGGGGCACTACCGTACCGGAACTAATCTCCTACGCCCGCGGGCCTATCAGTTTGCGTACGGGAGAAACAACCCTGGACTGGTCACAAGTGCGTATTGAAATTGCCATTTCACGCTACAACAGAGAGACGGGTATGGAGGAGGTATATAATTTCCGCTATACCTACAACGAACCCATTCCGGATGAGCTCCGCACCTTCAAGCTTCGCGGAGACGACATGGTGTCGCTGCAAGTGAGACGCCGCCCCATATTCCGCGACTATGTACAGGTTGTCGCACCGGCGGTAACGCTATTGCTTAGCACCATCTTGTTGTACGACCGGGTGCGAGGCAACTGACGCGAATCCAATCACTTAAACGACCCTTTTGTTAATACAATCTAACGGAAAATCGTTGGACATCGGGCGGTAAAATCTCTACTTTTAAATCATTAATGAGTACCAAATAGCACTCATTAACGAGTAGATAGTTTACACTAACAACACCGGGTCAATTGCCGGTGATACACTTTTGTCGTTGTCTGGCCACCAGGCATGGGACTCACAAGGCGGAGCTGTGTCCGCCCATAATATTTGTTAGACTCACTCATTACATCAAAAACCCGTGTCCAGCTGTTGCTGAAGTTTTTCACCAACAGCAAGAATCAGGGGTATTTACGGGGGCTGGCGGAAGAATTTGGGGAATCCACCAACGCGGTACGGCTGGAACTGAACCGATTATCCGAAGCCAACTTGATAACCTCCGAAACGGATGGCCGGAAAAAGGTATATATGGCCAACAAAAAACATCCTCTCTATCCGGAGTTGAAAAGTGTCGCCAGAAAATACCTGGGACTTGACCGGATACAACAGGTTGTTGAGCGACTGGGAACAGTAGAGCGGGCACTCATAACAGGAGACTATGCCAAGGGCATAGATTCCGGAATTATCGATCTGGTTATCGTCGGTAGTATCGACAGTGGTTATCTACACAAACTGGTAAGTAAAGCGGAGAAACTGGTCGACAGGAAAATTCGAACACTTGTTTTAAATGAACAAGAGTTTAAGCGTTTTACAAAACGACTTGATCAGGAAAAGGCTATTGAATTGTGGTGCAGCGAATAAATGCCAAGAGAAGAATTAGGCTATTGCGAAGGAATTATAAATAATGAAGTTGCTGCAAATAAATGAATAAGTGGTCAAGTTTTTTTGGCTGAAGAAATTTATGAGAATATATGAATAGAATAAAATATATTTGAAACATTTCGATTCAATTAATGCTAAAATTAAGTATTACTTGCAAAAGCTTGCAGGAAGTGGGAGTAGCGGAAGTGTTTTAAAAAACATGAGTATCCTTGCTTCCGGTTCAGGAGCTGCAAAAGTCATAGGCCTTGCCACTTATCCGGTGATTACCCGAATTTATTCTCCTGCTGATTTTGGTGTAATGGCTGTGTTTACGTCGGCTATTACTATACTTGTTCCATTTGCAACCATGAGGTATTCCATTACACTTCCATTACCCAAAACAGATGTAATGGCAATGAATATTTTCGTTTTGGGAAGTTTGTTAATAATTGCTCTTTCGTTGATTTTGAGTGGAATGTTTGTAGTTGCTGGTGAAGCGGTTTTTGGCTTTTTCAATATGAATGAGATTGCTTCTTATTGGTGGCTTCTAATAATTGGGATATTGGGTGCTTCTTTTTATGAACTATTATCAAATTGGGCAACTCGAAAGAAAAGCTTTACACCGATAGCCAAAACCAATATTTGGCAATCATCAATTTCTGCAATCACAAAAATTGGATTGGGATACGCAGGTTTAAAGCCAATGGGGCTGTTAATAGGTGTTGTTGCTCAAAGAGGAAGCGGAGTCTTTTCTTTAATGAGATATTTTCTTAATGATTTTAAAGAGAATATCGATAAGGTGACACCTAAAAGGATAATATTTATTTTTAAGTATTACCGGGACCTTCCATTATATAGATTACCATCTCAATTTTTATTGGTTTTTGCAACAAAAATGCCGGTTCTATTCTTTGCATTCCAATACGGGGCAGAAACTACAGGACAATTAGGTTTATCAATATTATTTGTTGGGATACCGATGGGACTTATTGGTACAACAACGGCAAAAGCATACTATGCT
The Balneolales bacterium ANBcel1 DNA segment above includes these coding regions:
- a CDS encoding T9SS type A sorting domain-containing protein, whose protein sequence is MKHFLLFAALVTGLLLSTHTLSPAQPGDRTMMQGFYWDVSPGGVWYDSLSYYSVELGRAGFDAIWLPPPSKGGGGSFDVGYTPYDYYDLGEYDSQPGDISPGDGSGIPTRYGTRAQLEQAISDLKDAGMEIYMDIVLNHRSGGILEDNPYSNFYTDRSGGSLFSPDGDSTYTAFPLTHGSGRIAWPAGEGGDFFFPNAVRNQNNTGDFFADNQIAGFHQMYINNFGYQNALHDGDGSTLPMGDSLKVWGDWLTTTLDLDGYRFDFVKGIHPEYLKNWVEYGANAGRFHVHELYDGDIGRLITYLDLLSGTTKEPAIFDFNIRFAYKAWSDNGVDYDIRNLHTSGLYNHGVPYEQIVPFVENHDFDRNDYTGTDNHYGHAPIINQKNLIYAHMLTHPGFAQVWWRDYFYYGLRDEINLLMAIRQQFASGGHHILTARGDVHWPGFQSTDERQVYVMQRDGTDDYTGLIVAINKHPEFNIGVWVTNIRDDWRNRQLVDITGNVSDTLTVFGDSRVLIPTRSNSYSIFVPVDYDFELDTGVRLTGLSGLHAEYLTGEEILAGADLASDATLQQEVTVALTVTRESGQGKAVSTDSKSGHSVVLNNTEIVHTDTVTVNLGGGEQRNVSFDGFSLDDADTYTVTAQLVHHGNGEHTSASETISVLDPSEAPPVRVNGRLNDPGYRMLASRLNDNLGFGAGKTVDALYFYDDADSVYIGVDATLVLSDSDAIGIMLDFSERNGVAPGQPLGGVPGAAGFLAASGNQSPEGYPSGSFTMDFEVDLGMTLYGAPGPDGVGRRVVLSMADYSGAVNGADASGFLVLPASDGAEDGGGSVTGPAAADVFPAGSVTYAVLNSGNERQGYEIAISKEALGLDGLPTVSVRGMAFIVSNSGFFSDVTVPGYLDGNAGFGARLHEADGGPFTGPALQFGESDEAFMVALTGTPGFRMLSAPAEVTMSALLDPIWTQGPLNSNVPGAAESNVFVWDETSGDWTAADDLDQTIAPGTGLLAYVFEDDDPNDSGSHYGFPKMLAVTGAGNTADHTADVNETEDGWSLLGNPYSAPVRFDDLGRTGLSDVAYVWDVNYDSGMEQTGENDPGAGSWRTWSGGVGAGDLSDGIIAPFQAFFVHNEAGGSASVAFHDQARTSGGSFLGKQADRDLVRLELSGEGMRNSAWFGFGPQGSLDRVYGDAYQLMPMSVQYVLLAGQKGDELLDISVLPDPGSLTDRNGLRYPLHVEASQPGTYTLTATDVQLGFRDGLYLEDRRTGARLPVVGGMEYEFTLDGPAAKAPARPDARPAPSGPQKASGHDLAAANGPELYLTYGSPLPAEPPSGLPSETALSQNYPNPFNPVTVIRYELAESGPVSLTVYDLLGRRVSTLVGETRQAGRHQVSFDASGLSSGIYMYRLEAGGITLTRQMTVVK
- a CDS encoding polysaccharide biosynthesis tyrosine autokinase, with the translated sequence MSPNEHPHPNGSSNGRYHGELPGTNNTGQPAWQDDDELDVKKLFFTIFRYKWIILACLILGTAAGYFYASSQTPIFRGEGSMLITEDRSRYSMAGSDLGSLLTTSFGIGQSSRLHNELEVIRSRRFAGEIADRLLSDPYQPDGRIWPVLWEEYPEDSTIVDRQRVIHRIREYLTAELKNRDTDVVQITFESPSREEARQVVNLVLDEYYDFSTRQNRVQARSAIEFLEREEAQLRERLAESENRLRDFMSREGVIQLDAQSTRLVQTLSELEAERKSVEVNMVAVNSAIDSYESELEAIRPGLADQFSASRSQRLVRYQFQLAELETEKMLMVSRNPELRENPRLEPSYVRLQDQAEEFRREIRALTADLMEHDERFLGFLDTQGGGVTSRLAEMRQELLQLRVEQSQLDAQARVLDERIADEEQFFDRVPDNMVEMARLQRDMKVQEQLYLTISQQTAELGVWEQTQMGYGRVVDYSVLPISPVSPRVPVLLMIGFIIGGMAGVGYAFVREMTTTEINSIDKLKERKLPVLSVIPDLRPFVKEHYDGRPLVNISGHTISTDMVSVLDSISPTAEAYRRLQSNLIYSQPDKPYRVICASSPSKSEGKTTVMSNLAVTLAESGKRVVLMDCDFRRQRVHKEFGVETIPGVVDYLFDEVPETAIIRPTLVDGVDVIPAGKRTPNPAGISRSAKLGELIDSLKERYDFVLIDAPPYGIITDAAPIMTRADGVLLVTRFNQTREADLDQTIENLRNIRANIIGVVMNAFDHKKATGYYYTSTYYRYAYTDYNAYVEEKS
- a CDS encoding winged helix-turn-helix domain-containing protein; this translates as MLKFFTNSKNQGYLRGLAEEFGESTNAVRLELNRLSEANLITSETDGRKKVYMANKKHPLYPELKSVARKYLGLDRIQQVVERLGTVERALITGDYAKGIDSGIIDLVIVGSIDSGYLHKLVSKAEKLVDRKIRTLVLNEQEFKRFTKRLDQEKAIELWCSE
- a CDS encoding lipopolysaccharide biosynthesis protein, whose amino-acid sequence is MKHFDSINAKIKYYLQKLAGSGSSGSVLKNMSILASGSGAAKVIGLATYPVITRIYSPADFGVMAVFTSAITILVPFATMRYSITLPLPKTDVMAMNIFVLGSLLIIALSLILSGMFVVAGEAVFGFFNMNEIASYWWLLIIGILGASFYELLSNWATRKKSFTPIAKTNIWQSSISAITKIGLGYAGLKPMGLLIGVVAQRGSGVFSLMRYFLNDFKENIDKVTPKRIIFIFKYYRDLPLYRLPSQFLLVFATKMPVLFFAFQYGAETTGQLGLSILFVGIPMGLIGTTTAKAYYAEIAMIGAKQREKILSVTKSITKRLFLLSLIPTLILLLFSPFLFQFIFGAEWIQAGEFTSILAFYLFIQFITTPLVNIFTVYNMQRKFLEINIVRIIIVGVVFGMAYNWNMDVYQTLLMYTISISGHYIFTGYQVYKIIK